Part of the Acidobacteriota bacterium genome is shown below.
TCACCCGACGTGACGCGCTCCGTGCCCTCAACGCGCTGGGGCTCGGCGCGGCGGTGCCCGCGGGCGCGGCTGCACAGGGCGTGTCGCGTGCGCCTGCCGTCGCGCCGGCCGGCGGCGATCTCTACGCCGGTCTCGGTGTGCGTCCGCTCATCAACGCGCGTGGCACGCTCACCATCATCGGCGGGTCGATGGAACTGCCCGAGGTCCGCGTCGCCAAGTCGGTGGCCAACCAGCAGTACGTCCACATCGAGGAACTGATGGAAGCCGCGGGCGCGAGACTCGCGGAGCTCACCGGTGCCGAGTGGGGCATGGTGAGTTCGGGCTGCGCCGCGGCGATGTCGCATGCGACGGCTGCGTGCGTCGCAGGCGGCAACCCCGACCTGCACGTGCGCATCCCCGATCTTCGGGGCTTCGCGCGCACGGAGGTCATCATCCCCGGGCATTCGCGCAACGTGTACGACGCCGCGATCCGCGCCGTGGGCGTCTCGATCGTCGAGGCGAACACGCCCGCCGAACTCGAACGGGCGATCGGCCCGAAGACGGCCATGATCTACGTCTTCGCGAACCCGCGGAACGAGACGGGCCCGATGTCGCTCGAAGCCATCGCCGGGATCGCCAGGCCGCACGGCGTGCCGATCATGGTGGATGCGGCGGCCGAGATCCTCACCGTTCCCAACATCCACCTGCAGCGCGGGGCCACGCTCGTCGGCTACAGCGGCGGCAAGATCCTGCGCGGCCCGCAGAGCGCGGGGATCCTGCTCGGCCGCAAGGATCTCGTGAAGGCCGCGTGGATCCACAGCGCCCCGCATCACGGCTACGCGCGATCGATGAAGGTCGGGCGTGAAGAAGTGATCGGCATGCTCGTGGCCGTCGAGCGCTGGGTGACGGGCGATCGTGCCGCCGAGTGGGCCGAGTGGGTGCGTCAGGCCGATGTCATCGCGCAGGCGGCCGAACGCATCGCCGGCATCACGGCCATCGTCGCGCGCGAGGCGCGCGAGGACCGCTCGAACCGCAGCCCGCGCGTGACGCTGCGGTGGACGGCCGCGGAGATCGGTCTCACCGGACAACAGGCGTCCGCGCAGCTCTACGAGGGCGAACCGCGGATCGCCGTGGGCGGGGCCTCGGGCGCGCGCGAGGGCATGGCCGGCGACACGGGACTCTCACTGAGCACGTCCATGCTCGCGCCTGGCGACGAGCGTATCGTGGCGGCGCGGCTCACGCAGCTGCTGTCGGCGCGACGCACGCTCGTGACGCCGCCCGCCGCTGCCGCGCCGAGTGGG
Proteins encoded:
- a CDS encoding aminotransferase class V-fold PLP-dependent enzyme; protein product: MFTRRDALRALNALGLGAAVPAGAAAQGVSRAPAVAPAGGDLYAGLGVRPLINARGTLTIIGGSMELPEVRVAKSVANQQYVHIEELMEAAGARLAELTGAEWGMVSSGCAAAMSHATAACVAGGNPDLHVRIPDLRGFARTEVIIPGHSRNVYDAAIRAVGVSIVEANTPAELERAIGPKTAMIYVFANPRNETGPMSLEAIAGIARPHGVPIMVDAAAEILTVPNIHLQRGATLVGYSGGKILRGPQSAGILLGRKDLVKAAWIHSAPHHGYARSMKVGREEVIGMLVAVERWVTGDRAAEWAEWVRQADVIAQAAERIAGITAIVAREAREDRSNRSPRVTLRWTAAEIGLTGQQASAQLYEGEPRIAVGGASGAREGMAGDTGLSLSTSMLAPGDERIVAARLTQLLSARRTLVTPPAAAAPSGDASGQWTVEIAFAASRTTHVLQLRQQGAAIEGSHQGDFLTRDITGTMDGARVTLASIVTERTGDALSYRFTGELSGHTMSGTLDLGEYRSATWRATRTGKS